Proteins encoded together in one Osmerus eperlanus chromosome 20, fOsmEpe2.1, whole genome shotgun sequence window:
- the LOC134006868 gene encoding interleukin-6-like, whose translation MFSLTKTSHFALMITWLLLNATGSPVPTPVSEVPLEETSGDELNVPTSCTFSASTNWESKIKVLVHEVTELQGQRIKEHKFNASITDSLKYYTLSTPKAGCLNNHQSKETCQKLSEGLTEYMVLLQHAETESNSSEIVHSIINHTKDLLHLLQHKRKDSKVVALNMKDQDKLLKELSAGTEWQKKITELVILRDLRAFLADTKRTLCKLERRNKKMTSLEQM comes from the exons ATGTTTTCTTTAACAA AAACTTCACATTTCGCCTTAATGATAACATGGCTACTGCTAAATGCAACTGGTAGCCCGGTCCCGACTCCAGTCTCCGAAGTCCCTCTGGAAGAAACGTCTGGAGACGAGCTAAATGTGCCGACCTCTTGCACTTTCAGCGCGTCGACTAATTGGGAGAGCAAGATAAAGGTTCTCGTTCATGAAGTCACGGAACTTCAAGGACAGAGG ATCAAAGAACACAAGTTTAATGCTTCAATAACGGACTCCCTTAAATACTACACACTGTCCACACCAAAGGCAGGGTGTTTGAACAACCACCAAAGCAAG GAGACTTGTCAGAAGCTGTCCGAGGGCCTAACAGAATACATGGTGTTGCTCCAGCATGCAGAGACAGAGTCCAACAGCTCAGAAATCGTCCATTCTATCATAAACCATACCAAGGACTTGCTCCACCTCCTTCAACACAAG AGGAAGGATTCCAAGGTCGTAGCGTTAAACATGAAGGACCAAGACAAGCTGCTGAAGGAACTGTCCGCAGGCACAGAGTGGCAAAAGAAGATAACAGAACTAGTAATCCTGCGCGATTTACGGGCATTCTTGGCTGACACCAAGAGGACTCTGTGTAAGTTGGAGCGGCGCAACAAGAAGATGACTTCTCTGGAACAGATGTGA